The Abyssicoccus albus genome includes a region encoding these proteins:
- a CDS encoding ABC transporter permease, with protein MKLNEMIKERNIRSFFLWFFIVGTVFVFFVYPFIRMISLSFIGEHGITLEHLKFILKDSNVESIVNTLIIGCLATLLNTALGLLFAFIISYTDVRFKKLMQIFIILPLLVPSYMMSISWTEFVRSIPLIDIDLYSLGGIVFVLGINHYALVYLMSVQVFTRIPKSLEQAIQVNGGNRLDVLKQVTIPMGMTGIIGGMMIAALSNIDNFGVPAFLGIPGGVDVLSTSIYQAVISYGDDAFLQGSILSLALVCITFCILLIQWILLRQFKPNPYSSTDRSPRIHLGKFRLFIEVLIWLFFIITSIMPLVALVKTSLTKTYGAKLTMDTLTLKNFQYILFEYDKSVSAIQHSAMLAISATIISFIIAIILGYMIVRYNKWYMRFTEIGIAIPYSLPGTVLSLSLIIFWIEPIPGVKPGIYGTVFILLIAYILRFTILPLRSAISTYSQIHISLEHAASVSGNNILLRFKNILLPLLTSGMIGGLLLMMFTALTELTLSALLWASGSETIGVVIFSFESAGYKQYSSAFSVIVIILLCLGGLLYLLLQSMFKRKDLS; from the coding sequence ATGAAATTAAATGAAATGATTAAAGAGCGTAACATACGCTCTTTTTTCCTATGGTTTTTTATTGTAGGAACAGTCTTTGTCTTTTTCGTCTATCCATTTATAAGAATGATCTCACTCAGTTTTATCGGTGAACACGGGATTACTTTAGAGCATTTAAAATTTATATTAAAAGACAGTAATGTCGAATCGATAGTAAATACACTCATTATCGGATGTTTAGCGACGTTGTTAAATACTGCATTAGGACTTTTATTTGCATTTATTATATCCTACACAGATGTACGTTTTAAAAAATTGATGCAAATATTTATTATACTACCTTTATTAGTCCCATCATATATGATGAGTATTTCTTGGACTGAGTTTGTAAGAAGTATCCCGTTGATTGATATAGATTTATACAGCTTAGGAGGTATCGTGTTTGTACTTGGCATTAATCATTACGCACTCGTTTATTTAATGAGTGTTCAAGTGTTTACACGAATTCCTAAATCATTAGAGCAAGCGATACAAGTCAACGGAGGCAATCGATTAGATGTACTGAAACAAGTGACGATTCCAATGGGGATGACTGGAATCATTGGTGGAATGATGATTGCAGCGTTATCAAATATTGATAATTTCGGTGTCCCAGCCTTTCTTGGGATTCCGGGTGGTGTTGATGTACTAAGTACGTCGATTTATCAAGCGGTCATTTCATATGGAGATGACGCATTTTTACAAGGCAGTATTCTTTCATTAGCGTTAGTATGTATAACATTTTGTATTTTACTCATTCAGTGGATATTATTGAGACAGTTTAAACCGAACCCATATAGTTCAACAGATAGATCCCCGAGAATTCATTTAGGAAAGTTTAGATTGTTCATTGAAGTATTGATATGGTTATTTTTTATAATCACTTCAATCATGCCACTTGTTGCTCTAGTGAAGACCTCTTTAACTAAGACGTACGGTGCAAAATTGACAATGGATACGTTGACGTTAAAGAACTTCCAGTATATTTTATTTGAATATGATAAATCAGTGTCAGCAATTCAACATAGTGCAATGCTTGCGATTAGTGCAACAATTATATCATTCATTATAGCAATCATTCTCGGGTACATGATCGTTAGATATAACAAGTGGTACATGAGATTTACTGAAATAGGGATTGCAATACCTTATTCTTTACCAGGAACCGTTTTAAGCTTGAGTTTAATTATATTTTGGATTGAGCCAATACCTGGTGTTAAACCAGGCATATACGGCACAGTATTCATATTATTAATCGCTTATATTTTAAGATTTACGATTTTGCCATTGCGTAGTGCAATATCAACATATTCACAAATCCATATTTCCTTAGAACATGCGGCAAGTGTATCAGGGAATAATATTTTGTTAAGATTCAAAAATATCCTTTTACCATTACTCACTTCAGGTATGATTGGTGGATTACTATTAATGATGTTTACAGCTTTAACTGAGTTAACATTGAGTGCTCTTTTATGGGCAAGTGGTAGTGAGACGATAGGGGTCGTTATTTTTAGCTTTGAAAGTGCAGGTTATAAGCAATACTCTAGTGCATTTTCAGTCATTGTCATTATCTTGTTATGTCTTGGTGGGCTATTGTATCTATTATTACAATCTATGTTTAAGAGAAAGGATTTATCATAA
- a CDS encoding ABC transporter substrate-binding protein: protein MKWFKLLLVLSIALILTACGSAKDVAEEGSESKEEASSEEGEQVVEFYTSQPDEDASKLVEAFNEKHPDIKVNTFRSGTEEVIGKLNAEKKAGEIKADVLLVADSVTFEQLNEDELLMSYESEEAGELPEEFIGTDNTYYGTKVMATAIAYNTDNVKEAPKSWSDLTEEDAKDKVIMPSPLYSGAAAYNAGVISRNDLGWEFYEKLKENNTTVVKGNGGALQEVQSGNKDYAMVVDFIVARANQEGSPVELVYPEEGVPVITEPIGIMKDAKNPEAAKKFVDFVLSEDGQKLAAEIGYTPIRKGVDAPEGLKTVDEMDIIDADIKELVKSREDDKNKFKDIFGE from the coding sequence ATGAAATGGTTTAAGTTATTATTGGTATTGAGTATTGCATTAATATTGACAGCTTGTGGTTCTGCTAAAGATGTAGCAGAAGAGGGTAGCGAATCTAAAGAGGAGGCTTCTTCTGAGGAGGGTGAGCAGGTTGTTGAGTTCTATACTTCTCAACCGGATGAAGATGCGTCTAAGCTTGTTGAGGCGTTCAATGAGAAACACCCTGATATAAAAGTGAACACTTTCAGATCTGGTACTGAAGAGGTTATTGGTAAATTAAACGCTGAGAAAAAAGCGGGAGAGATTAAAGCTGATGTATTACTTGTTGCGGATAGTGTAACGTTTGAGCAGTTGAATGAAGATGAGTTATTGATGTCTTATGAATCAGAAGAAGCGGGTGAGTTACCTGAGGAATTTATCGGGACTGATAATACGTACTATGGTACAAAGGTGATGGCGACTGCGATTGCATATAACACGGATAATGTTAAAGAAGCACCAAAGTCATGGTCTGACTTAACCGAAGAAGATGCGAAAGACAAAGTCATTATGCCAAGCCCATTATATTCTGGAGCGGCGGCTTACAATGCTGGTGTCATTAGTCGTAACGATTTAGGTTGGGAATTCTATGAAAAATTAAAAGAAAACAACACTACGGTTGTTAAAGGTAATGGTGGTGCGCTTCAAGAGGTTCAGTCTGGTAATAAAGATTATGCAATGGTAGTAGACTTCATCGTTGCGCGTGCGAATCAAGAGGGTTCACCGGTAGAACTTGTATACCCTGAAGAAGGTGTTCCAGTAATTACTGAACCGATTGGAATTATGAAAGACGCGAAAAACCCTGAAGCTGCTAAAAAGTTTGTTGATTTCGTATTAAGTGAAGATGGACAAAAGCTTGCAGCTGAAATTGGTTACACACCAATTCGTAAAGGTGTAGACGCTCCTGAAGGATTAAAGACTGTTGATGAAATGGATATTATTGATGCTGACATAAAAGAATTAGTGAAAAGTCGTGAAGACGATAAAAATAAATTTAAAGATATTTTCGGTGAATAA
- a CDS encoding nucleotide pyrophosphohydrolase: protein MNSEVIKLINDFRDARGWKPYHNPKDLALSLNLEAAELLECFQWIDSDEAIKKNEQEIKEELADVFIYGITLAEEMGLDIEEIIRMKVEKNGEKYPIK, encoded by the coding sequence ATGAATTCAGAGGTTATTAAATTAATCAATGACTTTCGTGACGCACGTGGGTGGAAGCCGTATCATAATCCTAAAGATCTAGCACTTTCGTTGAACCTTGAAGCAGCAGAATTATTAGAATGCTTCCAATGGATTGACAGTGATGAAGCAATTAAGAAAAATGAACAAGAAATTAAAGAAGAACTCGCAGATGTATTTATATATGGTATTACCTTGGCTGAAGAAATGGGACTTGATATTGAAGAAATTATTCGAATGAAAGTGGAGAAGAACGGGGAGAAGTATCCAATTAAATAA
- a CDS encoding DUF2075 domain-containing protein, protein MSELMIEYFNFEKDLPENINNEKLHSYPIVYILNNGQKNPMAYIGQTVQARNRMKSHYANPDRRKLDKAILIGHEKFNQSATYNIETNLINHFIADNKYKLQNRSQFASQKTHNYYEKPYFHSHVFEKIWEELREKKIVQNSIEEIRNRDVFKLSPYKELSESQMELKNAIIKYCNQHIHDDRKAVFLIKGEAGTGKSVVLSSTFNTIQDLANDKDSFYSMDDLENNLYGTENYLLVNHQEMLKTYESISTSLPNLKKKNFEKPTPFINKMQKENRMADITLVDEAHLLLSRTDTYNNFRGNNQLEEIIKLSKVTVIVYDEKQFLKVKSHWSQDLLKGIVKDFHPKTFELKDQFRMQASPKVVNWIDRFVQKELWPIPESEENFEIRVFDDATEMHEVIVERSKSHGLSRVVSTFDYVHKKDGADYFVEEPGFKKVWNRTHYKETWAEVPETINEVGSIYTIQGFDLNYVGVILGPSVTYNKEKDELEIDTSKYKDTGALAGESGTGEQNLEKVKERIILNSINVLMKRGVKGLFIYASNPELREKLMERKMNNEFRGY, encoded by the coding sequence TTGTCTGAACTTATGATCGAGTATTTCAATTTTGAGAAAGACTTGCCAGAGAATATCAATAATGAGAAATTACATTCATATCCTATAGTCTATATATTGAACAATGGTCAGAAGAATCCTATGGCGTACATTGGACAAACCGTTCAGGCTAGGAATCGGATGAAATCTCATTATGCGAATCCTGATCGTAGAAAATTAGATAAGGCGATTTTAATTGGTCATGAGAAGTTTAATCAGTCTGCGACGTATAATATAGAGACGAATTTAATTAATCATTTCATAGCAGATAATAAATACAAATTACAAAATAGAAGTCAATTTGCATCCCAGAAAACGCATAACTATTATGAAAAACCTTATTTTCATTCTCACGTGTTTGAAAAGATTTGGGAGGAGCTTCGTGAGAAAAAAATTGTTCAAAATAGTATCGAAGAGATTCGTAATCGTGACGTGTTTAAGCTGAGTCCGTATAAAGAATTGTCGGAGTCTCAAATGGAGTTGAAAAACGCGATTATTAAGTATTGTAATCAGCATATACACGATGATCGTAAAGCGGTATTCTTGATTAAAGGTGAAGCTGGGACGGGGAAAAGTGTTGTGTTGAGTTCGACGTTTAATACAATTCAAGATTTAGCGAATGATAAGGATAGTTTTTATTCGATGGATGATTTAGAGAATAACTTATATGGAACAGAAAATTATTTACTCGTAAATCATCAGGAAATGCTAAAGACATATGAAAGTATTTCAACAAGCTTGCCTAATTTAAAAAAGAAAAATTTCGAAAAACCTACACCATTTATTAACAAAATGCAAAAAGAAAATCGTATGGCTGATATCACGTTAGTAGATGAAGCTCATTTGTTATTAAGTCGAACGGATACATATAATAATTTCCGAGGAAATAATCAGTTAGAAGAAATCATAAAGCTTAGTAAAGTCACTGTAATTGTTTATGATGAAAAGCAGTTTTTGAAAGTAAAGAGTCATTGGTCACAAGACTTATTAAAAGGTATCGTTAAAGATTTTCATCCTAAGACATTTGAATTGAAGGATCAATTTAGAATGCAAGCGAGTCCTAAAGTTGTGAATTGGATTGATCGTTTTGTACAGAAGGAATTATGGCCTATTCCTGAAAGTGAAGAAAACTTTGAGATTAGAGTGTTTGATGATGCAACAGAGATGCATGAGGTCATTGTTGAACGGAGTAAGTCACATGGTTTAAGTCGCGTTGTATCAACTTTTGATTATGTCCATAAAAAAGATGGTGCAGATTATTTCGTTGAAGAACCTGGATTTAAGAAAGTATGGAATCGTACACATTATAAGGAGACATGGGCGGAAGTGCCTGAGACGATCAATGAAGTCGGCTCTATTTATACGATTCAAGGGTTTGATTTAAACTATGTCGGTGTCATACTCGGTCCAAGCGTTACATATAATAAAGAAAAAGATGAATTAGAAATTGATACTTCTAAATATAAAGATACTGGTGCATTAGCAGGTGAGAGTGGTACTGGGGAACAGAATTTAGAAAAGGTTAAAGAGAGGATCATCTTAAACTCAATTAATGTATTGATGAAACGTGGTGTGAAAGGTCTATTCATTTATGCAAGTAATCCAGAGTTAAGAGAGAAATTAATGGAAAGGAAGATGAATAATGAATTCAGAGGTTATTAA
- a CDS encoding mechanosensitive ion channel has translation MYEFKAAFMDVFNNIISFIPNLIGALLFLLLAWILATIVKNVIVKGLNALGLDNWLVKKGLVDGESNESQGLIKTLGKLAYFLIFLLFLPSVFDALKMESVSAPIKSMMDNILNFAPRVIVAAIILFIGLFIAKMLGTLVKNLLQGFNVGRFNHYVNFGDKKDSIDIPQAIGWTVTTIIGLFFAVQALNTINLTVLNEIGAAIIGYLPLVISSIIILALGIIGGNILSNIIFKSSGNKLFAEIVKYLLIVMSVFMALDQMNFAQSIVNVAFLLILGAVAVAFAIAFGIGGKSFAEKQLNKISNKFDK, from the coding sequence ATGTATGAATTTAAAGCTGCTTTTATGGATGTTTTTAACAATATCATAAGCTTTATTCCGAATTTAATCGGTGCATTACTATTTTTATTATTAGCATGGATCTTAGCTACAATCGTTAAGAATGTGATTGTGAAAGGCTTAAATGCTTTAGGCTTAGACAACTGGTTGGTGAAGAAGGGGCTTGTTGATGGTGAGTCGAATGAATCACAAGGGTTGATTAAGACGTTAGGTAAATTAGCATACTTCTTAATCTTCTTATTATTCTTACCAAGTGTGTTTGATGCATTGAAGATGGAGAGTGTATCTGCTCCAATTAAGAGCATGATGGACAACATCTTAAACTTTGCTCCTCGTGTAATTGTTGCTGCGATTATTTTATTTATTGGTTTATTCATTGCAAAGATGTTAGGAACTTTGGTGAAAAATTTACTTCAAGGATTTAATGTTGGTCGTTTCAATCATTATGTAAACTTTGGAGATAAGAAAGATAGTATTGATATTCCACAAGCTATTGGTTGGACGGTTACGACAATTATTGGTTTATTTTTTGCTGTACAAGCGTTAAATACAATTAATTTAACAGTATTGAATGAAATTGGTGCTGCTATTATCGGTTATTTACCACTTGTTATTTCATCAATTATTATTTTAGCACTAGGTATCATTGGTGGTAATATTTTATCAAATATTATCTTCAAATCATCAGGAAATAAATTATTTGCTGAAATTGTGAAGTATTTATTAATAGTAATGTCAGTATTTATGGCATTGGATCAAATGAACTTCGCTCAAAGCATTGTCAATGTTGCATTCTTGCTTATCTTAGGTGCTGTTGCAGTGGCATTTGCTATTGCGTTCGGTATAGGTGGTAAGTCATTTGCTGAGAAGCAGTTGAATAAAATTTCTAATAAATTTGATAAGTAG
- a CDS encoding DUF1722 domain-containing protein, which produces MSNRKTIEQLWAIHKYEVMLHSQRHYNAIRQAMKSNPTEQDIRKLIDEALDIETTEGSLKNTADHIWGYFKKCATEEEKAKYLTLKARLTIDEADEMLAMLYSFSVKYDVNYLIQSSIFRRYQ; this is translated from the coding sequence ATGTCCAATCGAAAGACAATTGAACAACTATGGGCGATACATAAGTATGAAGTGATGCTTCACTCGCAACGTCATTATAATGCAATTAGACAAGCAATGAAGTCGAATCCGACTGAACAGGATATCAGAAAATTGATTGATGAAGCGCTTGATATAGAAACCACTGAAGGGTCTCTGAAGAATACAGCGGATCATATATGGGGTTACTTTAAGAAGTGCGCAACAGAGGAAGAGAAAGCGAAATATTTAACATTGAAGGCACGATTAACAATTGACGAAGCGGATGAGATGTTGGCGATGTTGTATTCATTCAGTGTAAAATATGACGTGAACTATTTAATTCAGTCGAGTATTTTCAGAAGATATCAGTAA
- a CDS encoding BCCT family transporter encodes MKKYQLMDWPTFILALIVLLAVVLPLILFQEASSEIIMDLNGFVTNQLGTAYLAIGLVIFIYCLYLAFGKYGGIKLGHSDDKPEFNTLSWAAMLFCAGIGSSILYWGIIEWAYYYDSPPFHISPRSEEAINYAASYGIFHWGPLAWSIYVLPALPIAYALFIKNENIIRISHACRPLLGKYTDSWLGKIIDVLFIFGLLGGAGTTLGLATPMIAEGVSVLTGVNSEALWLRILILLLSTIIFAFSSYTGIKKGIKKLSDINIWLTFILLAFVFIVGPTVFIMETTLSSLGLIFRDFFRMATWLEPFGGYNDIEETNFPQSWTVFYWAWWLVYSPFVGLFIARISKGRTIKEVILGTIIYGTLGCTLFFGILGNFGLWLELSGTFSVTEVLKEQSGPAAIMSILSQLPMSNIAIIIFVLTAIIYLSTTFDSGSYILAGATQKKIDGEPYRFNRLFWAFALSFIPLALLIISGNDSLTLLQTASIVSGAPLIIIFIILMVSFMKTLSSDRIKLEERSRLFKEKERKTLSIRYAKDDRWWE; translated from the coding sequence ATGAAAAAATATCAATTAATGGATTGGCCAACATTCATTCTTGCATTAATCGTTTTATTAGCAGTTGTATTGCCTTTAATCTTATTTCAAGAGGCAAGTAGTGAAATTATTATGGATTTAAATGGCTTTGTGACGAATCAATTAGGTACGGCTTATCTCGCAATTGGTTTAGTCATCTTTATTTATTGCTTATATTTAGCGTTTGGGAAATATGGCGGTATTAAACTAGGGCATTCCGATGATAAACCTGAATTTAATACTTTAAGTTGGGCGGCCATGTTATTCTGTGCTGGTATAGGTTCAAGTATATTGTATTGGGGCATTATAGAATGGGCTTACTATTATGATAGTCCTCCTTTCCATATTAGTCCAAGAAGTGAAGAAGCTATAAATTATGCTGCTTCTTATGGTATCTTTCACTGGGGACCTTTAGCATGGTCGATTTATGTATTGCCTGCACTTCCGATTGCATACGCATTATTTATAAAAAACGAAAACATCATTAGAATATCACATGCGTGTAGACCACTATTAGGAAAATACACTGATTCATGGCTTGGTAAAATTATAGACGTACTATTTATTTTCGGCCTACTTGGTGGTGCTGGAACAACTTTAGGACTGGCGACACCGATGATTGCAGAAGGTGTCAGCGTTTTAACAGGCGTAAATAGTGAAGCTTTATGGTTACGAATATTAATTTTATTATTATCTACAATTATCTTTGCATTTAGTTCATATACAGGAATTAAAAAAGGAATAAAGAAGTTAAGCGATATCAATATATGGTTAACATTCATATTATTGGCCTTTGTTTTTATTGTTGGACCAACAGTGTTTATTATGGAAACAACTTTATCCAGCTTAGGGTTAATATTTAGAGACTTCTTTAGAATGGCGACATGGCTAGAGCCGTTCGGTGGTTATAATGACATTGAAGAAACTAATTTCCCACAAAGTTGGACTGTCTTCTATTGGGCATGGTGGTTAGTTTACTCACCGTTTGTTGGATTGTTTATTGCAAGAATTTCAAAAGGACGCACAATTAAAGAAGTAATACTTGGCACGATTATTTACGGAACTTTAGGTTGTACGCTATTTTTTGGGATATTAGGTAATTTCGGACTTTGGTTAGAATTATCTGGTACATTTTCAGTAACAGAAGTATTAAAAGAGCAATCAGGTCCTGCAGCGATTATGTCAATTCTTAGCCAATTACCAATGTCTAATATTGCAATTATAATTTTTGTATTAACTGCAATCATTTATTTATCTACAACTTTTGATTCTGGTTCTTATATTCTAGCTGGAGCAACTCAAAAGAAAATTGACGGAGAACCTTATCGATTTAATCGTTTATTTTGGGCATTTGCCTTATCTTTTATCCCTTTAGCCTTATTAATTATTAGTGGTAACGATTCTCTAACATTGCTACAAACAGCATCTATCGTTTCTGGAGCACCTTTAATTATCATTTTTATCATTCTAATGGTTTCATTTATGAAAACTTTAAGCTCAGATCGTATAAAGCTAGAAGAAAGGTCACGGCTATTTAAAGAAAAAGAAAGAAAAACACTTTCTATTAGATACGCTAAAGACGATCGATGGTGGGAATAA
- a CDS encoding pyridoxamine 5'-phosphate oxidase family protein, with protein MNAKDIAQNVIKEHRIGVLSTSKDDKPNARYMVFYNDGLELYTKTSDETNKVDEIEENPNVHVLLGYSEPNKKEYIEVRGTAKIVDDEKTIEWIKDVQQKTRIEDSATLQVIHIKPEQMIVHSPSLDQPEVVTV; from the coding sequence ATGAATGCAAAAGACATCGCACAAAACGTCATCAAAGAACATCGAATCGGCGTCTTATCAACGTCAAAAGACGACAAACCAAATGCACGTTATATGGTATTTTATAACGATGGATTAGAGTTATATACGAAGACAAGTGATGAAACAAATAAAGTGGATGAAATTGAAGAGAATCCAAATGTTCATGTGTTATTAGGTTATAGTGAACCGAATAAGAAAGAATATATCGAAGTACGAGGAACAGCGAAAATCGTTGACGATGAGAAGACAATTGAATGGATTAAAGACGTTCAACAGAAGACACGTATTGAAGATTCAGCTACACTTCAAGTAATCCATATCAAGCCAGAACAAATGATTGTACACAGTCCTTCATTAGATCAACCTGAGGTTGTGACGGTGTAA
- a CDS encoding nitroreductase family protein produces MNYNNIEELINDRHSVKQFDPNYKIPHEEMDEMIQLATKAPSSVNMQPWRFAVVESDEAKAKLRPLIRFNTPQNDTSSAMIVIFGDLQCLENSEHIYSSAVEHGMMPKEVKEKNLPIIQGMYNQLPRQAMSDIVKIDSTLAAMQLMLIARTYGYDTNPIGGFEHDKIGEALGYPLDRYVPVLIIAIGKAVKEGRPSYRMSVERVVNYL; encoded by the coding sequence ATGAACTATAACAATATAGAAGAACTTATTAACGACCGTCATTCGGTAAAGCAATTTGACCCAAATTATAAAATTCCACATGAAGAAATGGATGAAATGATTCAGCTCGCAACGAAAGCACCATCATCAGTCAATATGCAGCCATGGCGATTTGCAGTGGTAGAATCTGATGAAGCAAAAGCTAAATTACGACCTCTCATTCGATTTAACACACCACAAAACGATACATCGAGTGCGATGATCGTGATCTTCGGTGATTTACAATGCCTTGAGAACAGTGAACATATATACAGCAGTGCCGTTGAACACGGTATGATGCCAAAAGAAGTAAAAGAAAAGAACTTACCAATCATCCAAGGGATGTATAATCAATTACCACGACAAGCGATGAGTGACATCGTCAAAATTGACAGCACACTCGCAGCGATGCAATTGATGCTTATCGCTAGGACATATGGTTATGACACGAATCCAATCGGTGGGTTTGAACATGACAAAATTGGTGAAGCGCTCGGTTATCCATTAGATCGATACGTCCCTGTACTTATAATTGCCATCGGTAAAGCCGTCAAAGAAGGCCGTCCATCATACCGTATGTCAGTTGAACGTGTAGTAAATTATTTATAG
- a CDS encoding FAD-dependent oxidoreductase yields the protein MEFGDHHSIKTDMVNMAIGVLHETSLAVDSGLTVGSLGGISVNPYYPTNDENIYAIEVMLQKVIGSSVVKLFDIHAAVTGLNERMLRLYL from the coding sequence ATAGAATTTGGAGATCATCATTCGATTAAGACAGATATGGTCAATATGGCAATTGGTGTCTTACATGAAACGTCGCTTGCGGTCGATAGTGGTCTTACCGTTGGATCGCTTGGTGGTATTTCGGTAAATCCTTATTATCCAACGAATGATGAAAACATCTATGCCATTGAAGTGATGCTACAAAAAGTCATTGGTTCAAGCGTTGTAAAATTGTTCGATATACACGCTGCAGTCACTGGGTTGAATGAGAGAATGCTACGATTATATCTATGA
- a CDS encoding M20 family metallopeptidase: MTHTTDFIETHRDEFIRYSHDIHAHPEIGNEEYYASDVLTTILKSHDFTVERNISGYETGFIASYKSDKDGPTIGYLAEYDALPGLGHACGHNIIGVTSVLAAINLKQHIDSIGGSVIVYGTPAEEGGPNGSAKAKYADDGLFNRADVALMAHPGHEHSLTQPTLAVDVFDVFFHGKSQHAANPSIDGQSALDAMIQFYNGISLLRQHTAPNDLIHGVILNGGDAANIIPEKTHARFYTRSRKRTTLNALTDRVKEIAKGAALATNTSVKFEFIQNGVNEFIRTPQLDALYKEAANTFGITIDDVEERYGSTDTGNVSHIIPTIHPHIKIGPSTLVGHTDEFREAAISQEGDQGLINGAKILSKVGYRLIQDADLLNRIKSEHEVALKGAHDESNE; this comes from the coding sequence ATGACACATACTACAGACTTTATAGAAACTCATCGCGATGAATTTATTCGATACAGCCATGATATTCACGCACACCCTGAAATTGGTAATGAGGAATATTATGCCTCTGATGTACTTACAACCATTTTGAAATCACATGACTTTACAGTTGAGCGCAATATATCAGGTTATGAAACAGGGTTTATTGCGTCATATAAATCTGACAAAGATGGACCAACGATTGGATATTTAGCTGAATACGATGCATTACCAGGCTTAGGTCATGCTTGTGGACATAATATTATTGGTGTGACGAGTGTACTGGCAGCGATTAACTTAAAGCAACATATTGATTCAATTGGTGGTTCAGTCATCGTTTACGGTACGCCTGCTGAAGAAGGAGGACCAAACGGCAGTGCCAAAGCAAAATATGCAGACGATGGACTATTCAATCGAGCTGATGTCGCATTAATGGCTCATCCAGGTCACGAGCATTCACTGACTCAGCCGACACTCGCTGTCGATGTATTCGATGTGTTCTTCCATGGTAAATCACAGCACGCTGCAAATCCTTCTATCGATGGACAAAGTGCACTCGATGCAATGATCCAATTTTACAACGGCATATCATTACTTAGACAACATACTGCACCAAACGACTTGATTCATGGGGTCATATTGAATGGTGGAGATGCAGCCAATATTATTCCAGAGAAAACACATGCTAGATTTTATACACGTTCTAGAAAGCGAACAACACTCAATGCATTGACCGATCGAGTGAAAGAAATTGCAAAAGGCGCAGCACTCGCTACGAATACATCAGTGAAATTCGAGTTTATACAAAACGGTGTGAACGAGTTCATTAGAACACCACAACTTGATGCGCTTTATAAAGAAGCGGCGAATACTTTCGGAATTACAATAGATGACGTTGAAGAACGTTACGGCTCAACAGATACAGGTAATGTTAGTCATATCATTCCGACGATTCACCCACATATCAAAATCGGCCCTTCTACGCTCGTAGGTCATACCGATGAATTCAGAGAAGCCGCAATCAGTCAAGAGGGAGATCAAGGCCTAATCAATGGGGCTAAAATATTATCCAAAGTAGGATATCGACTCATTCAAGATGCTGACCTACTAAACCGAATTAAATCAGAACACGAAGTTGCACTCAAAGGAGCCCACGATGAATCTAACGAATAA